The following proteins are encoded in a genomic region of Candidatus Leptovillus gracilis:
- a CDS encoding ABC transporter ATP-binding protein, translating into MSTIIEIQGLTRQYGELTALNDLNLKLEEGDVFGFIGPNGAGKTTTMRILTTLLKPTSGKAWIAGHSVTDDPRSVRRVIGYMPDFFGVYDDMKVWEYLDFFGACYDIPPATRAGMIDDLLALVDLGHKKEAYVESLSRGMKQRLCLARTLAHDPQILILDEPASGLDPRARIEMRELLRELKNMGKTIFFSSHILSEVADICTSIGIIEAGRLIAHGDMAEMKRQLRAHRLVQMRVMGETGPLQALLLGRADIHNITTHNEADLPPDTIRVDFAGDDAALSRLLTDVIARGIPLLGFHEETGDLEDVFLHVTQGIIN; encoded by the coding sequence ATGTCAACAATCATCGAAATCCAGGGTTTAACCAGACAATACGGCGAACTGACGGCGCTAAACGACCTGAACTTAAAGCTGGAAGAAGGCGACGTGTTCGGCTTTATCGGTCCCAACGGCGCGGGCAAAACCACCACCATGCGCATCCTCACCACGCTGCTTAAGCCCACCAGCGGCAAAGCATGGATCGCCGGGCACTCTGTCACCGACGACCCGCGCAGCGTGCGCCGCGTGATTGGCTACATGCCCGACTTTTTTGGCGTCTACGACGATATGAAGGTGTGGGAATACCTGGATTTTTTTGGCGCTTGTTACGACATTCCTCCGGCCACCCGCGCCGGGATGATTGACGATTTGCTCGCCCTGGTGGACCTGGGTCACAAAAAAGAAGCCTATGTGGAAAGCCTGAGCCGGGGCATGAAGCAGCGCCTTTGCCTGGCCCGCACCCTGGCCCACGATCCGCAAATCCTCATCCTGGACGAACCGGCCAGCGGCCTGGACCCGCGCGCCCGCATTGAGATGCGCGAACTGCTGCGCGAGCTGAAAAACATGGGCAAAACCATCTTCTTCTCCTCGCACATTTTGTCGGAAGTGGCCGATATTTGCACCAGCATTGGCATTATCGAGGCCGGGCGGCTGATCGCCCACGGCGACATGGCCGAGATGAAACGGCAGCTTCGCGCCCACCGTCTCGTCCAGATGCGGGTGATGGGCGAGACGGGACCGCTGCAAGCCTTGCTGCTGGGCCGCGCCGACATCCACAACATCACCACCCACAACGAGGCGGATCTGCCACCGGACACCATCCGCGTAGATTTTGCCGGCGACGATGCGGCTCTAAGCCGCTTGCTGACCGACGTGATAGCGCGGGGCATTCCTTTGTTGGGCTTCCACGAAGAAACAGGTGATCTGGAAGATGTTTTCCTGCATGTGACGCAGGGGATTATCAATTGA
- the typA gene encoding translational GTPase TypA — protein MLQPKNDIRNIAIIAHVDHGKTTLVDGMLRQANVFRQNQQVTERILDSNDLERERGITILAKNTGIVYNGMTINLVDTPGHADFGGEVERVVNMVDGVLLLVDAVEGPMPQTRFVLRQALQRGLQVILVVNKIDRPMSRPEYAVNATFDLFIDLEASEDQADFPVVYTKALEGRAGYSPTDMADDLSPLFQTIIDRLPPPMVDEDGPTQLLVTTLEYSTYVGKIAIGRLTSGTIRAGQTVAHITAEGELRQGKVTNVYLFRDLQRVPHDVVHAGHIVAVAGIPDVGIGDTIADFDDPRPLPPITVEEPTVRMTFRINDSPFAGREGRYVTTRQIRERLDLELESNVALRVQETDKSNEFVVSGRGELHLAIFIETMRREGYEFAVSRPEVIFKDGPDGLLEPIEHIFLEVHSDYYGAVSEMLGRRKGQVIAIRYGDDGTVYAEYLVPTRGTLGFRQPFLTATRGTGIFHTLFHAYEAYRGDLNTQPLGSLVALESGTVTAYALTNLQQRGAFFVIPGDEVYAGQIVGEHIREDELVINVCKTKHLTNHRATPTGITEGLTPPRILSLDDAIEYLGDDDLLEVTPQSLRLRKRDLRHDMRARMVKRAKMAV, from the coding sequence ATGTTACAACCCAAAAACGACATTCGTAATATCGCCATCATCGCCCACGTAGACCACGGCAAAACCACGCTGGTGGATGGCATGTTGCGTCAGGCCAACGTCTTCCGCCAAAACCAACAAGTCACCGAGCGTATCCTCGACTCCAATGACCTGGAGCGCGAACGCGGCATCACCATCCTGGCAAAAAACACCGGCATCGTCTACAACGGCATGACCATCAACCTGGTAGACACCCCCGGCCACGCCGACTTTGGCGGCGAGGTGGAGCGGGTGGTGAATATGGTAGATGGCGTGCTGCTGTTGGTGGACGCGGTAGAAGGCCCCATGCCCCAGACCCGCTTCGTCTTGCGCCAGGCATTGCAGCGCGGCCTCCAGGTTATCCTGGTGGTCAACAAAATAGACCGGCCCATGTCGCGGCCCGAATATGCCGTCAACGCCACCTTCGATTTGTTCATAGACCTGGAAGCCAGTGAAGACCAGGCCGACTTCCCCGTTGTTTACACCAAAGCGTTGGAAGGGCGGGCCGGCTATTCCCCTACCGACATGGCCGATGACCTGTCGCCTTTGTTCCAGACCATTATTGACCGCCTGCCGCCCCCCATGGTAGATGAAGACGGGCCAACCCAACTGCTGGTGACGACGCTGGAATACAGCACCTACGTCGGCAAAATTGCCATCGGTCGGCTGACCAGTGGGACCATTCGCGCCGGCCAAACGGTGGCCCACATCACCGCCGAAGGGGAACTGCGCCAGGGCAAAGTGACCAATGTTTATCTGTTCCGCGACTTGCAGCGTGTGCCCCACGATGTGGTTCACGCCGGCCATATTGTGGCGGTGGCCGGCATCCCGGACGTGGGCATTGGCGATACGATTGCCGATTTTGACGACCCACGGCCGCTGCCCCCCATCACCGTGGAAGAACCCACAGTGCGCATGACCTTCCGCATCAACGACAGCCCCTTTGCCGGCCGCGAAGGGCGCTATGTCACCACCCGCCAGATCCGCGAACGCCTCGACCTGGAACTGGAGAGCAACGTCGCCCTGCGCGTGCAGGAAACCGACAAGTCCAATGAATTTGTTGTTTCCGGGCGCGGCGAGCTGCATCTGGCGATTTTCATCGAGACGATGCGCCGCGAAGGCTATGAATTTGCCGTCAGCCGGCCGGAAGTTATCTTTAAAGATGGCCCCGACGGCCTGCTGGAACCCATCGAACACATCTTCCTGGAAGTCCACAGCGACTATTACGGCGCGGTCAGCGAAATGTTGGGGCGGCGTAAAGGGCAGGTCATCGCCATTCGTTATGGCGACGATGGCACGGTTTACGCCGAATATCTGGTTCCCACACGCGGCACGCTGGGCTTCCGCCAGCCGTTTCTCACCGCCACACGAGGCACAGGCATCTTCCACACCCTCTTCCACGCCTACGAGGCGTATCGCGGCGACCTGAATACCCAGCCGTTGGGGTCGCTGGTGGCCCTGGAATCTGGCACAGTCACCGCCTACGCCCTGACCAATTTGCAGCAGCGCGGCGCCTTTTTCGTTATCCCGGGCGACGAGGTGTACGCCGGGCAAATTGTGGGTGAACACATCCGCGAGGATGAGCTGGTGATCAATGTCTGCAAGACCAAGCACCTCACCAATCACCGCGCCACGCCCACCGGCATCACCGAAGGGCTGACGCCGCCGCGCATCTTGTCGCTGGACGACGCCATCGAATACCTGGGCGACGATGACTTGCTGGAAGTGACGCCGCAGTCGCTGCGCCTGCGCAAGCGCGACCTGCGCCACGATATGCGCGCCCGCATGGTGAAGCGGGCCAAGATGGCCGTCTGA